The window AGAGCTACTAAAGCGAACTGGAATATTATGGTCATTTTTGCTTCTCCCAAGACAGCGTAATACTAAAAATAGAATATCCTAAAGGGCGACACTGACAGTTTTTCCTTATTTTTTAACCTAGCAGAAATTGATACACTTTGGTTATTTGTCCTTTGTTCTTTGTTTAGGTACTAATGACTTATGACCAATGACTAAGGATTATGGATTTAATTCTTTGCCACACAACGGCTGATTTTGATGCTTTAGGGGCGGCGGTTGGGCTGACTTGCTTGCTACCGGGAAGTAAGATTGTGTTAACAGGGGGCGCACATCCACCTGTGAGAGATTTTTTGGCGTTACATCGAGATGAGTATCCGTTAATTGAGCGACGTTCAGTGAATCCGCAAAGCATTCGTTCGATTACTGTGGTGGATACACAACACCGCGATCGCCTGGGTAAAGCAGCTGAATGGTTAGATTTACCCAGTGTGAAAGAAATTGTAGTTTATGACCATCACTTAGGGCAAGAGGGCGATATTCCGGCGACGCAATTGCATATTGCCCCGGTGGGTGCTTGCACAACTCTTATGGTGGAGCAATTACAACAACAGCAAATTTCCCTCACCCCGTCCCAAGCTACGGTAATGGCTTTGGGTATCCATGTAGATACAGGTTCCTTAACGTATGACTTATCAACCGCTAGGGATGCTTTAGCTTTGGCTTGGTTAATGCAACAAGGAGCCAGTTTATCAGTTGTTTCTACTTACCGTGATCCTGGTTTATCACCGCAGTTGCAACAGCTATTAACCACGGCATTGCAAGAGTTAGAATATCTTTGCTTACGTGGTTATACGATCGCTTGGGTTACTTTAAAAACTGCTGCTTTTGTGCCTGGGTTATCGAGTTTAGCATCGCAGTTAGTCGAGTTAACCGAAATTGATGCTTTATTGTTAGTCAATGAATATCCATTGGGGGAAGATGAATCAAGATTAACTGTAATTGGGCGATCGCAAATTCCTGGTGTCAATCTTAACTTGTTATTTCAACCCTTGGGCGGGGGTGGACATTCCCAAGCTGCATCACTCAATTTGCGGGGAGTTGATACACAAGCCACCTTAGAACAACTTTTAGAAGGTTTAAAAGCCTCCATTCCCCATCCCCTCACCGCCAGAGATTTGATGTCTTCCCCAGTCCGCACTATTCGCCCAGAAACTACTATTGCCGAAGCACAGCGAATTTTATTACGTTATGGGCATTCTGGTTTATCTGTAGTTGATGCCCAAGGACAGTTAGTCGGCATTATTTCCCGGCGAGATTTAGATATTGCCTTTCACCACGGCTTTAGTCATGCGCCAGTCAAAGGTTACATGACTATCAATCTCAAAACCATCACCCCAGATACCACCCTGCCACAAATCGAGTCGCTGATGGTGACTTATGATATCGGACGCTTACCAGTCTTAGAAGATGGGCAATTAGTTGGTATCGTCACCCGTACCGATGTCCTACGGGAGTTACATCAAGCTGATGACGAGTTTCAAACTTTCAATCCTCTTCACTCCCCACTCCCCACTCCCCACTCCCTACTCACCACTAACTTACAATCACGTCTTGCACCCCAACTGTGGCAATTACTCACCAAAGCCTCCCAAGCAGCAGAAAAACGCGGTTGGCATCTTTACCTAGTTGGTGGTGCTGTGCGGGACTTGCTGTTAGCCGAAACCGCAGACCAATTAATGATTAAAGATATTGATTTGGTCGTAGATGGCTTTCATAAATCAGCAGATGTGGGTGCTGGGGTGGAATTAGCAAAAGCATTGCAAGAACTTTACCCAGCCGCGCGGTTAGAAATTCATGGTGCGTTTCAAACTGCGGCTTTGTTGTGGCATAAAGATGCAGAGTTAGATTCCTTGTGGGTGGATATTGCCACCGCTAGAACAGAATTTTATCCTTACCCAGCCGCGAACCCTGAAGTTGAGGCGAGTTCCATTCGTCAAGATTTGTACCGCCGGGATTTTACTATCAATGCACTGGCATTGCGGCTAACTTCTCCCCGTGCGGGTGAATTACTCGATTTTTTTGGTGGTTTATTAGATTTACAAGCCAAGGAAATTCGGGTTCTGCACGCCAATAGCTTTATTGAAGATCCTACCCGGATTTATCGCGGTGTGCGTTTTGCTGTGCGCTTTGGCTTTGATTTTGAACCGCGAACAGAAGAGTATATCCGCTATGCAATTAACAGTGGTGTTTACGATCGCACTGCTCAACACAATAGCAGAACTCCCGCTTTGCAAACTCGGCTGAAAACTGAACTGAAACATATCTTAGAAGCGCCGTACTGGAAATCAGCTTTGCAATTACTCGATAACTTACAAGCTTTGCAGTGCATCCATTCCACCCTCACCTTAGATGCGGAACTTTTACGTCAACTGCGGTTATTAGAACGCTGTCTGCACAGATTTGATCCCCAACTCACCCTTGTTCACTGGCAAATGCGCCTAGAAGCTTTAATTGCCCACCTCAAACCAAAATATCGGGAAAAAGTCGCCAAAAATCTGCAATTACAAGACGATAGCATTCATCGCTTGCAAAATTTAGCCCAAGCCCAAGCAGAAGTTAGGGAGTTGTTACCGCAGTTGCAGCGTCCTAGTCAAATTGTGCAGCTATTGAAAAAGTATGACTTACCAATGCTGATTTTAATCGCCTTGCAAAGCCCGCGATCGCTCAGAAAACAAATTTGGCATTACTTAACAGTATTGACTCACATCCAACCCATTCTAAATGGTAACGACCTGAAGCAATTAGGCTACAAGCCAGGCCCTCAATATCGTCAAATTCTTGATGATATTCTTGCCGCTACGTTAGATAGAGTAATTACAAATCAACCTGAAGCCGAACAATTTTTAGCCAATAATTATCCTCAATAAACTCTGTTCTCATCTCAGCGACTCTGCGACTCTGCGTGAAAAATTTATGCAAATTCCAACACCAAAAAAATCCTATACCCCCAAAGAGTATCTCCAACTAGAAGAGACATCGGAATTTAAACATGAATACTACGATGGGGAAATTGTAGCAAAGGCAAGTTGCACTACAAGCCACAATGAAATAGTGGGAAACTTCTGCACTAATTTCAAATTTAAGATGCGGGGTAAAAATTACAAGATTTATATGGTCGATGTAAGATTGTGGATACCTCGTTACCGCATCTATAGTTATCCCAATGCTATGGTGATTGAAGGAGAACCAATATATGAAGGAAATAGCACTACTACAGTCACAAATCCTCAAGTCATTATAGAAGTATTATCTAAATCAACACAGAGCCATGATAAAACTGATAAATTTAGATTTTACCTTTCTATACCCACCTTTAAAGAATATATTATAGTTAATCAATATGAATACTTAGTTGAGCATTACGCTAAAAATGCTAATGCACAATGGGTATTAACAGAATATGAGTCACTAGATGCAGTTTTATCACTCCAAACAGTAGATTTTACTATTTCTTTGAGTGATATTTATGAAGGTGTGAATTTGTCCACAGTTGGAGAAGAAATTTAATTTTTGTGACACATACTACATTTGTGTGAAGATTCTTCGCTTTCCGTAATGCTTTTGTGCTACACTGTAGTCTATATCAAACCTCATCACATATCATCGAGATAGCTGAAATGAAGTAGTACCAGAGAAAAATTGTCAAAACCGAATAAATACGCCAAGTTTGACAGGGTTACTTCAAATAATCATGAGCTAAAATTTTTGTTTTTATCTTCAATATTGTGAGTTTAACCACATTTATCTGTGGTTGATTCTTCATGTAGATGTGTTTAATTCGCCCGTAATCTTTGTGCATATATAAGTTAGAAATTACGCAGTGAGATGAACAACCAAGGGTGTAGGGGTATAGGGGTGTACTTATTCAAAACCCTTACACCCCATATCCTTTCACTCTTACACTCATTTTCACAGACACTATTTATGCGTAAGTTATATGGGTGAAATTTGATGATTTGAGGTTTGGTAAGAATGCAGAAAAAATCAATATTAATCGCTGAGAACTTAAGTTATGAACTCAGTGATATGCAGCCATTGTTTCAAGGGATTCAAGCTAGTATTACAATAGGCGATCGCATTGCTTTAGTTGGTCGCAATGGCATTGGTAAATCAACGCTATTGAAGATAATTTCAGGACAAATTCAGGCTAAATCCGGTTCTGTTTTTCGGCAGGGCAGTGTTTACTATTTACCGCAAATCAGCACTATTCAAGAATCAATTAATGCAGATACGGTATTGAATTATTTAATTTCCATTGCTGATGAATGGTGGAACATTGAAGAGATTTTACAAGCCCAATTCAATACAACCATTGATTTATCATTACCAATGGCTAATTTAAGCGGTGGAGAATTGACAAAATTATTTTTAGCAATTGGTTCAGCACAACAGCCAAACTTATTGTTGCTAGATGAACCAACAAATCATATAGATTTACCTACATTAGAAAACTTGAGACAGTTTCTGGTAAATTTTGCTGGTGCTTATGTCATTGTCTCCCACAAACCTTTTTTCTTAGATCAAGTAACTAATGTGACTTGGGAACTTACCCCCAATCAATTAAAAGTATATGGAGGCAATTTTTCTGATTATCGACGACAAAAGCAAATAGAATTAGAAGTGGCAATGCGATCGCACGAAGTAGCTAGAAAGGAACTGAAACGCACCCAAGCTACAGCAATGCAAGAACAGCAACGCGCCGCCCAAGCACAACGTCAAGGTCGAGCCAAGCTTCTGAATGGTAGTATTGATAGAATGGCGGCTGGATTAATTAAAACTAAAGCCGAAGCCGCAGCAGGAACAGCTAAAACAAAACATGAAGCGGCTGTAACTAAAGCAACCCAAAAAGTTGCAGAGACAAAAATTAAAACTACCAAAGTCACCAGCATTAATTTAGAGGAAACAAACTATAAACACAGAAATTTAATTGCTATTCAAGGTGCAAATCTTTGGGTGGCTAATCGGCTACTAATCCAAAATATTCAGTTACATATTTCTTCTGGTGAACGTATTGCTATTATTGGGGCAAATGGTTCAGGTAAATCGACTTTTGCTAAAGCTATTTTGGGAATGGAGAAGGAAATAGTGTTATTAGAATCAGGTGAGATTTTAATTACACCTGTCATGAAAGCTGTTTATCTCGACCAAACTTATCAACTCGTAAATCGTCAGCAGACAATTCTCGAAAATATGCAATCTGCTAATTCCAATTTGAGTTATCAGTTATTGCGTCAACAACTAGGACACTTTTTATTTAAATATGATGATGTGCATAAATCAGCATCTGTGTTAAGTGGTGGCGAGTTGGCTAGACTAGCGATCGCTATGATTAGCATATCCGAAATTGACTTGCTAATTCTCGATGAGCCAACTAATAATCTTGATATTGAAACTGTAGAACAAATGGTCATCGGCATCAATGAATATCAAGGCGCTTTATTAGTCATTTCTCATGATATTGATTTTTTAAGTCGCATCAATATTAACCACAGTTGGCAAGTGAAACAGCAAAGTTTACAAATGACAAACTACTTACCCAATCAGCTTGAGCAATATTATCAAGAAATTGGTCAGTGTTAAAGTTTTAATTCAGCGCGATTGCATGATGGCGAATGTGATCAGAAATAAAACTAGCAATAAAATAGTAACTATGGTCATAGCCGGGTTGGTAACGTAAGTTGAGGGGTTGATTTACAGAAGCACAGGCTTTTTCAAATATTTCTGATTTTAGTTGTTCAGTTAAAAATTTATCTGCCGTGCCTTGGTCAATTAAAATGAGACTATGATAGCCTAATTGTTTGATTAATTCACTGGCATCATAAGCACGCCAACTATCTTGATGATTGCCTAAATAACCATTAAAAGCCTTTTGTCCCCAAGGACAATTCATTGGTGCAGCGATGGGTGCAAAAGCAGATACTGATTTATATTGTTGGGGATTACGTATAGCACAAACTAACGCCCCGTGTCCCCCCATAGAGTGACCAAAAATACCTTGTTTGTCTGCTTGGATGGGGAAGTTAGCTGCAATCACCGCAGGTAATTCTTTGACAATGTAACTATACATTTGATAGTGCGATCGCCACGGTTCTGCGGTAGCATCAACATAAAATCCTGCACCTGTGCCGAAATCCCAAGCATCATTTTCACCTAGAATACCTGTATTGCGGGGGCTAGTATCAGGTGCTACCAACATTAAACCATGCTCGGCGGCGTAGCGTTGCGCCCCAGCTTTGACCATGAAATTTTCTTCTGTACAAGTCAAACCAGAGAGGAAGTAGAGGACTGGGACTGATTTTTGTGCTGCTTGGGGAGGCTGATAAACAGCAAAGCGCATTTCACTGTGACAAGTTGCAGAAGTATGAGAGTAAAAGCCGAGTTTCCCGTCAAAGCATTTATATTCGGAGAGAATTTGCAGATGCGTCATGATTTGTGTAGCGAATTTGTTGCGATCGCTATTATTCCATTAAATCATCGCTTGCAGGTTCACCAGGATAAAAGCTTGGGTTAAAAATGTCAGCGAAGATATAGGAACATTGGTGAGGAAATGTTGAAAGTGGGAGGTTTGTTTCTGCTGATGCTAAATCTCTAGCATTTTCATAAGCTTCCTGAATTGCGATTTCTAAATAAGAGTTTAAACTTGGATTTTCCTCTAGCAATTTGAGAATATCCCGCCGTTGAATGCGAATTGTCGCTAACCAACTGCGACTGCGTTTTGTCGGTTGATATTCCCATTTTAATAAATGTGCAATTAAAATGCTGAGGCGATTTCGCAATTCTTGGCGTTCCTTTCTCCCCAATGATTCAATTTCCTCGATTAAATTGGATAAGTCAAGTTGATGCCATTGTTGATGACGCAGTAAATCAGCTTGTTGCTGACTCCAAGCATAAAAATCAGTTTCATAGAGATTTGTTTGTTTGCTTTGTGGGGTTTGCATAATTAAAACTTATTCAATTTTTATGTCATTAAATAATCACCAATAGCTAAACTATTGCTGAATCTGGTCTTGCAGCATTTTCCGAAAAGCTCGTTTAGTTTGAGTTTCGCCTTGGATTTTGCATTGGGCTAAAAAATCATAAACCATTGTTTTAGTTAATATCGCAAATGTATTACTAGTTTCTGATTCTCTGTATTCGCCTTGTTCTAAAAGGTAAATAGTTAATTTTGTCCCGTTGTAACGCCAAAACTCAGGAACTTTCATATCCTGATACATTTGTTTTTTATTGATATCTGTATGGGTGATATCTACTTCTAAGATTAAATCTGGAGGTGGATCTACGGATAAATTGACTGTTTTACCTCTCACAGCAGGCTCGTTTTGAATGTAGTAACATTTATCCGGTTCTGGACTAGACTTGAGAATTGGAATCTTGAGTGTAGTTGAACCCATACTTTTGAGATTAAAGTTGAGTTCTTCTGCTAGTAGCTCAATCAATTGACCAACTAAACAATTAGCATTTTCATGTTCTTCTAAAGGTGTCATAATTTCCAACATTCCCTGATAATATGTCAGTCGGGCTGCACGATTATCACCCAAAGCATCAAGAATTTGCTCATAAGCAGACCAACTAATGTTATTCAGTGTGACGCGCTTTTCTGCAAGTGGTGTTTCTTGAGGATTGCTTATCACTTCACTGGTAGTAATCATTGGCATCTCCCAAGTTTGGTAGTAGTTAAATTAATTAGGTGGAGGAACGTAACCCAACATTATCAAGACTTTGTTGGGTTACGCGATCGCTACACCCAACTTACTATTCTCTTAACTGAATCTAAAACGTTACAACACTACGAATAGATTCACCTTTGTGCATTAATTCTAAAGCATGATTAATTTCTTCAATTGGCATTACATGGGTAATTAAATCATCAATATTAATTTTGCCATCCATATACCAATCAACAATTTTCGGTACATCTGTGCGTCCTCTTGCACCACCGAAGGCTGAACCTTTCCAGACTCTACCTGTAACTAATTGAAACGGACGTGTGCTGATTTCTTGTCCTGCGCCAGCTACCCCAATAATGACACTCACACCCCAACCTTTATGGCAGCATTCTAGAGCTTGACGCATCACGTTAACATTGCCAATACATTCAAAGGTGTAGTCTGCACCGCCTTTAGTTAAATCAACTAAATAACTAACTAAATCACCTTCCACTTCTTTAGGGTTAACAAAGTGCGTCATCCCAAATTTTTCGGCTAAGGCGCGTTTGCTGGGATTAATATCTACCCCCACAATCATATCGGCTCCTACCATCCGCGCTCCTTGGATGACGTTTAAGCCAATACCACCCAAACCGAAGACTACAACTTTTGCACCCGGTTCTACTTTGGCGGTATAAATCACTGCACCTATACCTGTGGTGACACCACAGCCAATGTAACAAACCTTATCAAAGGGTGCATCTTCTCGAATTTTAGCGACAGCAATTTCTGGCAATACTGTGTAATTAGCAAAGGTGGATGTACCCATATAATGGTGAATCATTTCCCCACCAATGCTAAAACGACTTGTACCGTTGGGCATTACACCGCGTCCTTGGGTAGAGCGAATTGCTTGACAGAGATTGGTTTTGAGGCTGAGACAATATTCACATTGACGACATTCTGGGGTGTAGAGTGGGATGACATGATCTCCTGGTTTGACGCTGGTAACACCAGCACCCACCTCTACAACTACACCAGCGCCTTCATGACCTAAAATTGCCGGAAATAACCCTTCAGGATCAGCACCAGACAGCGTATAAGCATCGGTGTGACAAACTCCCGATGCTTTAATTTCTACTAAAACCTCTCCAGCTTGTGGCCCTGATAATTGCACAGTTTCAATAGTTAGCGGCTTTCCCGCGCCATAAGCTACTGCGGCTTTAACTTCCACGAGTTAGCCCTCCTAGATATAAGTTGTATTAATAAAATCTTATGGGTTTATCTCGATTGATGCTGAGAAGAATCTTTTTTATCTAAAATTGCATTTTCTTGTGAGATTGGTACATTAGTTACAGGCGGCAAACTTGGAAGATGATATCTATCCGCCGCATGAATTTTATAATTTTGTCAACATCTCAGTTAATTCTAATTCTACAAAGCTTATGAACCCTGCCCTAACGAAAATTGGCGCTCAAATGTCCAACCTCACTGGTGTACGAGCGATTATGAAGGACATTGTAGAAACGTTGCAGGCGAGTCAGGGGCAGGAATTAATTAATTTAAGTGCGGGAAACCCGTTGATTTTGCCAGAGGTGGAACAGTTGTGGCGGGATGCAACGGCAGAACTGTTGGCGAGTTCGGAATATGGGGAAGTGGTTTGTCGCTATGGTGCAAGTCAAGGTTATGCGCCGTTAATTGAAGCGATCGCTAATGACTTCAACAAACGCTATGGTTTAAACTTAACCTCTCGCAATATCTTAATTACTCCCGGTAGCCAAAGCCTTTATTTCTACGCGGCAAATTCCTTTGGTGGTTCCGCCAGCAATGGGGAATTGCGCCAAATTGTTTTACCACTCAGTCCCGACTACACAGGCTATGGCGGCGTGTGTTTGCAACCAGAGGCGTTAATTGCATACAAACCAACGCTGGATATAGACGCAGCTAACCACAAATTTAAATATCGCCCTGATTTTAGCCAATTGG is drawn from Aulosira sp. FACHB-615 and contains these coding sequences:
- a CDS encoding CBS domain-containing protein codes for the protein MDLILCHTTADFDALGAAVGLTCLLPGSKIVLTGGAHPPVRDFLALHRDEYPLIERRSVNPQSIRSITVVDTQHRDRLGKAAEWLDLPSVKEIVVYDHHLGQEGDIPATQLHIAPVGACTTLMVEQLQQQQISLTPSQATVMALGIHVDTGSLTYDLSTARDALALAWLMQQGASLSVVSTYRDPGLSPQLQQLLTTALQELEYLCLRGYTIAWVTLKTAAFVPGLSSLASQLVELTEIDALLLVNEYPLGEDESRLTVIGRSQIPGVNLNLLFQPLGGGGHSQAASLNLRGVDTQATLEQLLEGLKASIPHPLTARDLMSSPVRTIRPETTIAEAQRILLRYGHSGLSVVDAQGQLVGIISRRDLDIAFHHGFSHAPVKGYMTINLKTITPDTTLPQIESLMVTYDIGRLPVLEDGQLVGIVTRTDVLRELHQADDEFQTFNPLHSPLPTPHSLLTTNLQSRLAPQLWQLLTKASQAAEKRGWHLYLVGGAVRDLLLAETADQLMIKDIDLVVDGFHKSADVGAGVELAKALQELYPAARLEIHGAFQTAALLWHKDAELDSLWVDIATARTEFYPYPAANPEVEASSIRQDLYRRDFTINALALRLTSPRAGELLDFFGGLLDLQAKEIRVLHANSFIEDPTRIYRGVRFAVRFGFDFEPRTEEYIRYAINSGVYDRTAQHNSRTPALQTRLKTELKHILEAPYWKSALQLLDNLQALQCIHSTLTLDAELLRQLRLLERCLHRFDPQLTLVHWQMRLEALIAHLKPKYREKVAKNLQLQDDSIHRLQNLAQAQAEVRELLPQLQRPSQIVQLLKKYDLPMLILIALQSPRSLRKQIWHYLTVLTHIQPILNGNDLKQLGYKPGPQYRQILDDILAATLDRVITNQPEAEQFLANNYPQ
- the abc-f gene encoding ribosomal protection-like ABC-F family protein; amino-acid sequence: MQKKSILIAENLSYELSDMQPLFQGIQASITIGDRIALVGRNGIGKSTLLKIISGQIQAKSGSVFRQGSVYYLPQISTIQESINADTVLNYLISIADEWWNIEEILQAQFNTTIDLSLPMANLSGGELTKLFLAIGSAQQPNLLLLDEPTNHIDLPTLENLRQFLVNFAGAYVIVSHKPFFLDQVTNVTWELTPNQLKVYGGNFSDYRRQKQIELEVAMRSHEVARKELKRTQATAMQEQQRAAQAQRQGRAKLLNGSIDRMAAGLIKTKAEAAAGTAKTKHEAAVTKATQKVAETKIKTTKVTSINLEETNYKHRNLIAIQGANLWVANRLLIQNIQLHISSGERIAIIGANGSGKSTFAKAILGMEKEIVLLESGEILITPVMKAVYLDQTYQLVNRQQTILENMQSANSNLSYQLLRQQLGHFLFKYDDVHKSASVLSGGELARLAIAMISISEIDLLILDEPTNNLDIETVEQMVIGINEYQGALLVISHDIDFLSRININHSWQVKQQSLQMTNYLPNQLEQYYQEIGQC
- a CDS encoding DUF29 domain-containing protein; amino-acid sequence: MQTPQSKQTNLYETDFYAWSQQQADLLRHQQWHQLDLSNLIEEIESLGRKERQELRNRLSILIAHLLKWEYQPTKRSRSWLATIRIQRRDILKLLEENPSLNSYLEIAIQEAYENARDLASAETNLPLSTFPHQCSYIFADIFNPSFYPGEPASDDLME
- a CDS encoding S-(hydroxymethyl)glutathione dehydrogenase/class III alcohol dehydrogenase, whose product is MEVKAAVAYGAGKPLTIETVQLSGPQAGEVLVEIKASGVCHTDAYTLSGADPEGLFPAILGHEGAGVVVEVGAGVTSVKPGDHVIPLYTPECRQCEYCLSLKTNLCQAIRSTQGRGVMPNGTSRFSIGGEMIHHYMGTSTFANYTVLPEIAVAKIREDAPFDKVCYIGCGVTTGIGAVIYTAKVEPGAKVVVFGLGGIGLNVIQGARMVGADMIVGVDINPSKRALAEKFGMTHFVNPKEVEGDLVSYLVDLTKGGADYTFECIGNVNVMRQALECCHKGWGVSVIIGVAGAGQEISTRPFQLVTGRVWKGSAFGGARGRTDVPKIVDWYMDGKINIDDLITHVMPIEEINHALELMHKGESIRSVVTF
- a CDS encoding Uma2 family endonuclease, translating into MITTSEVISNPQETPLAEKRVTLNNISWSAYEQILDALGDNRAARLTYYQGMLEIMTPLEEHENANCLVGQLIELLAEELNFNLKSMGSTTLKIPILKSSPEPDKCYYIQNEPAVRGKTVNLSVDPPPDLILEVDITHTDINKKQMYQDMKVPEFWRYNGTKLTIYLLEQGEYRESETSNTFAILTKTMVYDFLAQCKIQGETQTKRAFRKMLQDQIQQ
- a CDS encoding Uma2 family endonuclease — protein: MQIPTPKKSYTPKEYLQLEETSEFKHEYYDGEIVAKASCTTSHNEIVGNFCTNFKFKMRGKNYKIYMVDVRLWIPRYRIYSYPNAMVIEGEPIYEGNSTTTVTNPQVIIEVLSKSTQSHDKTDKFRFYLSIPTFKEYIIVNQYEYLVEHYAKNANAQWVLTEYESLDAVLSLQTVDFTISLSDIYEGVNLSTVGEEI
- the fghA gene encoding S-formylglutathione hydrolase, translated to MTHLQILSEYKCFDGKLGFYSHTSATCHSEMRFAVYQPPQAAQKSVPVLYFLSGLTCTEENFMVKAGAQRYAAEHGLMLVAPDTSPRNTGILGENDAWDFGTGAGFYVDATAEPWRSHYQMYSYIVKELPAVIAANFPIQADKQGIFGHSMGGHGALVCAIRNPQQYKSVSAFAPIAAPMNCPWGQKAFNGYLGNHQDSWRAYDASELIKQLGYHSLILIDQGTADKFLTEQLKSEIFEKACASVNQPLNLRYQPGYDHSYYFIASFISDHIRHHAIALN